In a single window of the Dryobates pubescens isolate bDryPub1 chromosome Z, bDryPub1.pri, whole genome shotgun sequence genome:
- the ZCCHC9 gene encoding zinc finger CCHC domain-containing protein 9, producing the protein MTRWARRSGPPGSKALAATPWEEMGNGPQGQEGRSGPLSLKKEQEKRKKKNKKKKDYLNEDVNGFAAYLKQSLQSGEVAEADSAELEKEVALALKKDKRREDRRLKRKENKKNAMVCFHCREPGHGVADCPAVLESEDMGTGICYRCGSTEHDIGKCRAKVDPAVGPFPYAKCFICAEMGHLSRSCPDNPKGLYAEGGGCKLCGSVEHFKKDCPEKQNADQVTVGRWACGMSADYEEITEAPKPQKPKVKVAKVVTF; encoded by the exons ATGACCCGATGGGCTCGACGAAGCGGTCCTCCCGGCTCAAAGGCGCTGGCTGCGACACCCTGGGAGGAGATGGGGAACggcccccaggggcaggagggccGTTCGGGCCCCCTCTCCCTGAAGAAGGagcaagagaagaggaaaaagaagaacaaaaagaaaaaggactaTCTGAACGAAGACGTTAACGGGTTTGCGGCTTACCTGAAGCAAAGCTTGCAGAGTGGCGAAGTGGCCGAAGCGGACAGTGCCGAGCTGGAGAAGGAGGTAGCGCTAGCCTTGAAGAAGGACAAGCGGCGGGAGGATAGGAGgctgaagagaaaagaaaataagaaaaatgctATG gTGTGTTTCCACTGTAGAGAACCTGGCCATGGTGTTGCTGATTGTCCTGCAGTACTTGAAAGTGAAGATATGGGTACAGGAATCTGTTACCGGTGCGGATCCACAGAACATGACATTGGCAAATGCAGAGCAAAAGTAGATCCAGCTGTTG GACCATTTCCATATGCCAAGTGTTTCATCTGTGCTGAGATGGGGCATCTATCAAGGTCATGTCCAGACAATCCCAAGGGACTGTATGCTGAAG GTGGCGGCTGCAaactttgtggctctgtggaaCACTTCAAAAAAGACTGTCCAGAGAAACAGAATGCAG ATCAGGTTACGGTTGGGCGCTGGGCCTGTGGAATGAGTGCAGACTATGAAGAAATTACAGAggcaccaaaaccacaaaagccAAAAGTGAAAGTGGCCAAAGTTGTTACTTTTTGA